Proteins found in one Takifugu rubripes chromosome 17, fTakRub1.2, whole genome shotgun sequence genomic segment:
- the tefm gene encoding transcription elongation factor, mitochondrial translates to MLFARRFLWFVTHQKNYGGPSGLFRRPTSCSLPEREPRYLQCTCCWRARVPVAGFETLESTLLSSTTACKEDNRPLDAYYTSEQREVILHLLNTATPSELAGVKLLRGRKSLNIVEYRTKHGPFKTLESLVNVPLLKHKSAVTVFHSILNPVKKERKVKISLAKFIRPEVDRSWLEDAGSIVSVVCGTNKIAWSHVNRGMMVLDWQQVDCPNFFRGTYLASAYLSDVSEVVSLLPSTDFYIIEKPSISVQNTALFPIMAHMRTVEAMLFALLEPRNTPPNSNIPPRVLNMMRTGVGRHFGLMVGESRTSGAQTVRQLMTDSVTQKIPRVNFPPELLLKYRDHFQMGGRREGEELCDALLQAVAFYELLSESSS, encoded by the exons ATGTTGTTTGCCAGAAGATTTCTTTGGTTTGTCACACACCAAA AAAACTATGGTGGACCGTCGGGTTTGTTTCGCCGTCCTACGTCCTGCTCTCTCCCGGAGCGTGAGCCGCGCTATCTGCAGTGCACATGTTGCTGGCGGGCTCGTGTTCCCGTGGCAGGCTTTGAAACGCTGGAATCCACACTCCTTTCCAGCACGACGGCTTGCAAAGAAGACAACAGGCCCTTGGATGCGTACTATACCTCCGAGCAGCGAGAGGTCATCCTCCACCTGCTCAACACCGCCACACCCTCGGAACTGGCCGGCGTCAAGCTCCTGAGAGGCCGAAAGTCGCTCAATATTGTGGAGTACAGAACAAAACACGGACCGTTCAAAACCCTGGAGAGTTTGGTGAATGTGCCGCTGCTGAAGCACAAAAGCGCTGTCACGGTTTTCCACTCCATCCTCAATCCCgttaaaaaggaaagaaaagtgaAGATCAGTCTGGCCAAATTCATCAGGCCAGAGGTCGACAGGTCCTGGTTAGAG GATGCCGGTTCCATTGTGTCTGTCGTATGTGGAACGAATAAAATCGCCTGGAGTCATGTGAACCGGGGGATGATGGTGCTGGATTGGCAACAGGTTGACTGTCCCAATTTCTTCAGGGGAACATATTTGGCTTCTGCCTATTTGAGTGAC GTCTCTGAAGTTGTGTCGCTTCTCCCCTCAACGGATTTCTACATCATAGAAAAGCCCTCCATCTCGGTGCAGAACACGGCGCTCTTCCCCATCATGGCTCACATGAGGACAGTGGAGGCCATGCTGTTTGCTTTGTTAGAACCGAGAAACACACCACCCAATTCCAATATCCCTCCCAG AGTTCTGAACATGATGCGGACCGGAGTGGGACGCCATTTTGGCCTCATGGTGGGCGAGTCGCGGACCAGCGGCGCACAGACAGTCCGGCAGTTGATGACGGATTCGGTGACTCAGAAGATTCCCAGAGTAAATTTCCCCCCCGAGCTGCTGTTGAAGTACAGGGATCATTTTCAGATGGGCGGCAGACGGGAAGGAGAGGAGCTCTGCGACGCTCTGCTCCAGGCGGTGGCCTTTTACGAACTGCTCAGCGAATCCTCCAGCTAG